In a single window of the Bacteroidota bacterium genome:
- a CDS encoding putative Ig domain-containing protein has protein sequence MRISTRWIGGLVLLFSSAFVMPAQAQDAPTDAPVLVSPVDQDSILVTEPEVALEWQVAAGAATHEVQLFYSEPVEGQEPIPLKTKVLNDASQSIEVADLLTFVTDAGSDGDSTFHWRVRGRNASGEGPWSDVWQFTLVEMDAGPPEVENPGPQTIDELVELSVPIEATSPGGSTLGYALDQASLDAGMTIDPDTGVLTWTPSEEQGPGSYDVTVTVTDEDGQSSSQTFTITVNEVNLPPVLDPIADQAAEVDVELTIDANATDPDIPANNLTYSLDQASLDAGMVIDPATGVITWTPTADQEMMTFPVTVTVTDDGDPVASD, from the coding sequence ATGCGTATTTCTACCCGTTGGATCGGTGGCCTGGTGTTACTGTTTTCCTCTGCATTTGTAATGCCTGCGCAGGCGCAGGATGCACCGACGGATGCTCCTGTTCTGGTGAGCCCTGTAGACCAGGATTCCATCCTTGTTACTGAGCCCGAGGTTGCGCTTGAGTGGCAGGTAGCTGCGGGCGCTGCAACGCACGAAGTGCAGCTCTTTTACAGCGAGCCTGTTGAAGGGCAAGAGCCAATTCCCTTGAAAACGAAGGTGTTGAATGATGCCTCACAATCTATCGAAGTGGCTGACCTGCTGACGTTTGTAACAGATGCCGGATCGGATGGCGATAGCACGTTTCACTGGCGTGTACGCGGCCGTAACGCCAGTGGCGAGGGGCCCTGGAGTGATGTCTGGCAGTTTACGCTTGTTGAAATGGATGCCGGGCCACCAGAGGTAGAAAACCCGGGCCCGCAGACCATTGATGAGTTGGTTGAGTTGTCTGTGCCGATTGAGGCTACGAGCCCCGGCGGAAGCACGCTGGGCTACGCGCTGGATCAGGCTTCGCTGGATGCCGGCATGACCATCGACCCGGACACCGGTGTGCTTACCTGGACACCAAGCGAAGAGCAAGGCCCCGGTAGCTACGACGTGACCGTAACCGTAACCGACGAGGATGGGCAGTCGAGTAGTCAAACCTTCACCATTACAGTAAATGAAGTGAACCTGCCGCCTGTGCTTGATCCGATTGCTGATCAGGCGGCCGAAGTTGATGTTGAGCTTACCATAGATGCCAACGCAACAGATCCTGACATTCCTGCTAACAATCTTACCTATAGCCTTGATCAGGCTTCGCTGGATGCCGGCATGGTGATCGACCCGGCAACCGGTGTGATCACCTGGACGCCAACGGCTGACCAGGAAATGATGACGTTCCCGGTTACTGTAACCGTGACGGACGACGGAGACCCTGTAGCCTCCGAT
- a CDS encoding DUF2752 domain-containing protein yields MHKLANINRLLRSGRVPLEAFVWLGGLVLIALPDPTVLRTWTLCLFETVGLVEWLGMHACPGCGLGHAVAYLFRGEFAASFAAHPLAIPVVLALIGRSTKVIYESR; encoded by the coding sequence ATGCATAAATTGGCGAACATAAACCGACTACTCCGTTCCGGACGCGTGCCCCTCGAGGCATTTGTTTGGTTGGGTGGATTGGTACTGATCGCTTTACCAGACCCAACGGTGTTACGGACATGGACGCTGTGCCTGTTTGAGACGGTTGGGTTGGTTGAATGGCTGGGCATGCACGCATGTCCGGGTTGCGGGTTGGGCCATGCTGTAGCCTACTTGTTTCGTGGTGAATTTGCTGCTTCTTTTGCTGCACATCCCCTGGCAATTCCAGTTGTGTTGGCACTGATAGGACGTTCCACTAAAGTGATTTATGAAAGCCGGTAG
- a CDS encoding nitrite/sulfite reductase: MKQLTWKAKVADTMPPDLAHEIDIFEGQMALMQQGKLDEKVFAETRLRQGVYGQRYDNGRRHDGQQDREISFGEAVKGPGTAWHAPGMQRIKIPFGRLNPAQLEVLADLADEYSDGILHVTTRQDIQLHYVHIEDTPDMMRRLASVGITTKEACGNVTRNVTGCHLAGVCRSEKFDISPYAESLTAFLLGHDDAQDFGRKLKVAFSGCEQEACGLVMMHDLGFIAKQQQVDGATINGFKVVVGGGLGAVPHQAKVLDDFVPANEILPRTQAIARIFARLGEKKNRNRARIKFLVAKMGIEAFRDLVNEERAKLPYDQHWDSITAEAAAYEEAPFKVSVPLNGAARPAGFDAWLNTNVYTQRQAGYVTVTLRLPLGDLTTVQAVRLADIARAYVGEHLRLTVEQNMVLRWVSEADLPKLYEVLAEIGLAKAGAESIVDITSCPGTDTCKLGIAASRGLAGTLIKDLEEKFETLPEEVKQLRIKISGCFNSCGQHHVADIGFYGNSRKVGNYKVPHFQVVLGGKWKENAGSFGLAMGAVPSRLVPDVLEAITHTFVAGKQVEESFQDWVIRLGKKEVREIIRPFMITPVFETQPEFFSDWGDPRVFTLSDLGIGECAGEVVSLFSIEISKAESEVFDAQVALDEGQFAPADDKAYKAMLLAARALLRTKDPDVGTEAAEIVSRFKTQFYDTELFFDTFAKGKFARYLFNRHKRAHVTPTIEVARQTIEEAQLFIEAAHACDMRINTAVQTQVAKVSGKVPSAAKLPPAFPPRTATLPPALPKNNK, from the coding sequence ATGAAACAGCTTACCTGGAAGGCGAAGGTGGCCGATACAATGCCGCCTGATCTTGCCCATGAGATTGATATTTTCGAGGGCCAAATGGCGCTCATGCAGCAAGGTAAACTGGACGAGAAAGTGTTTGCGGAAACCCGCCTTCGCCAGGGGGTATACGGCCAACGGTACGACAACGGCCGGCGCCACGATGGGCAACAGGATCGTGAAATTTCATTTGGTGAGGCGGTAAAAGGGCCGGGTACAGCCTGGCATGCACCTGGCATGCAGCGCATCAAAATTCCGTTTGGCCGGCTCAATCCTGCCCAACTGGAAGTATTGGCGGACCTGGCTGACGAATACAGCGATGGCATCCTGCATGTGACGACCCGCCAGGACATTCAACTGCATTATGTTCACATCGAAGATACGCCGGATATGATGCGCCGGCTGGCGAGTGTAGGGATCACCACCAAAGAGGCGTGCGGTAACGTGACCCGGAACGTTACCGGCTGTCACCTCGCTGGCGTGTGCCGGTCCGAGAAATTTGATATTTCGCCTTATGCAGAATCGCTGACAGCGTTTTTGCTGGGCCATGACGATGCACAGGATTTTGGGCGCAAACTCAAAGTTGCTTTTTCCGGCTGTGAGCAAGAAGCCTGTGGCCTCGTGATGATGCACGACCTCGGCTTTATTGCGAAACAACAGCAAGTTGATGGCGCAACAATTAACGGCTTCAAAGTGGTTGTTGGGGGTGGATTGGGAGCAGTGCCTCATCAGGCCAAAGTGCTGGATGACTTTGTGCCAGCCAACGAAATCTTGCCACGGACCCAGGCTATTGCCCGAATTTTTGCCCGCCTTGGAGAGAAGAAAAACCGCAATCGCGCCCGAATCAAATTCCTCGTAGCCAAAATGGGGATTGAGGCATTCCGAGACCTTGTAAATGAAGAACGGGCCAAGCTGCCGTATGATCAGCACTGGGATTCAATTACAGCAGAAGCGGCGGCGTATGAGGAAGCACCGTTCAAGGTGTCTGTACCACTCAATGGCGCGGCGCGCCCAGCCGGGTTTGATGCCTGGTTAAATACAAACGTATATACCCAACGCCAGGCCGGCTACGTTACGGTCACACTGCGACTCCCCCTGGGGGATCTCACAACCGTGCAGGCAGTGCGGCTCGCTGATATTGCAAGGGCCTATGTGGGGGAGCATTTACGACTAACCGTTGAGCAAAACATGGTGCTCCGTTGGGTGAGTGAAGCTGACTTGCCCAAACTTTACGAAGTCTTGGCCGAAATCGGGTTAGCAAAAGCCGGAGCTGAAAGCATTGTAGATATCACCTCTTGCCCCGGCACTGATACGTGCAAGTTAGGCATTGCAGCCTCTAGGGGGCTTGCCGGCACCCTGATCAAAGACCTCGAGGAAAAGTTTGAAACGCTACCCGAGGAAGTGAAGCAACTGCGCATCAAAATTAGCGGATGTTTTAACTCCTGTGGCCAGCACCATGTAGCAGATATTGGTTTTTACGGCAATAGCCGGAAAGTTGGGAATTACAAAGTGCCTCATTTTCAGGTGGTGCTTGGGGGCAAGTGGAAGGAAAACGCCGGCAGTTTTGGGCTGGCCATGGGGGCAGTGCCCTCCCGGTTGGTCCCCGACGTATTGGAGGCTATTACCCATACTTTTGTTGCGGGTAAGCAAGTGGAAGAATCTTTTCAGGACTGGGTAATCCGGCTGGGTAAAAAAGAAGTTCGGGAGATTATCCGCCCTTTTATGATCACACCCGTCTTTGAGACCCAGCCGGAATTTTTCTCAGATTGGGGAGATCCGCGCGTGTTTACGTTGAGCGATCTTGGTATTGGAGAGTGTGCCGGTGAGGTGGTATCTCTGTTCTCTATCGAAATTTCGAAAGCAGAATCAGAGGTGTTTGATGCGCAGGTTGCACTCGATGAGGGACAGTTTGCACCGGCAGATGACAAAGCGTACAAGGCTATGTTGCTGGCAGCACGCGCACTCCTCCGAACCAAAGACCCTGATGTTGGGACCGAGGCAGCAGAAATCGTATCGCGCTTCAAAACACAATTTTACGATACAGAGCTGTTTTTTGACACATTTGCGAAAGGGAAATTTGCCCGCTATCTGTTCAATCGCCACAAGCGGGCGCACGTAACGCCAACCATAGAAGTCGCCCGGCAAACGATTGAGGAGGCGCAACTCTTTATTGAAGCAGCCCACGCATGTGACATGCGCATCAATACAGCGGTGCAAACACAGGTTGCAAAAGTAAGCGGCAAAGTGCCATCTGCGGCAAAGTTGCCACCCGCCTTTCCACCACGCACCGCCACCTTGCCGCCGGCGCTGCCAAAAAACAATAAATGA
- a CDS encoding phosphoadenylyl-sulfate reductase → MNAYTWNRSMLEAANRELQYASPRAIFEWGHALYGDKMVMATGFGTSGIVMMHILSQLEAAPRVFYLETDLLFPETYALKEKLEQTLCINFTRVHAGMSVAEQSERYAADLWERAPNTCCFIRKVMPLRNFLADKSAWVTGVRRDQAITRAATQLVEWDNANQLLKLNPLAYWTSEDVWTYIRMNDLPYNALHEKGYPSIGCMPCTQPVMPGQDERAGRWGGREKVECGIHVQQVSQ, encoded by the coding sequence ATGAATGCGTATACCTGGAATCGATCCATGTTGGAGGCAGCCAATCGGGAGCTGCAGTATGCTTCGCCTAGGGCCATCTTTGAATGGGGGCACGCCCTCTATGGAGACAAAATGGTGATGGCAACAGGGTTTGGCACATCCGGCATCGTTATGATGCACATACTTTCTCAGCTTGAAGCCGCCCCCAGGGTCTTTTACCTTGAAACGGATTTACTTTTTCCGGAAACGTACGCGTTGAAGGAAAAGCTTGAGCAAACCCTGTGCATCAATTTCACTCGGGTGCACGCCGGCATGTCTGTTGCCGAACAAAGTGAGCGGTACGCTGCAGACCTTTGGGAGCGTGCGCCAAACACGTGTTGCTTCATCCGGAAGGTGATGCCACTTCGCAACTTCCTGGCAGACAAAAGCGCGTGGGTGACAGGTGTACGGCGTGATCAGGCCATAACCCGTGCAGCTACCCAACTGGTGGAATGGGACAATGCAAACCAACTGCTAAAGCTCAACCCACTCGCGTATTGGACGTCTGAAGATGTGTGGACCTACATCCGCATGAATGACCTGCCGTACAATGCGTTGCACGAAAAAGGATATCCGAGCATTGGTTGTATGCCATGTACACAGCCGGTAATGCCCGGCCAGGATGAACGCGCCGGGCGTTGGGGCGGCCGGGAGAAGGTAGAATGCGGTATCCACGTCCAGCAAGTGTCGCAATGA
- a CDS encoding T9SS type A sorting domain-containing protein has protein sequence MSDPAGPTGIVSYSLIDAVADEPIAGFDPIAEGAVIDLVALFDLGFDINRLNLRANVNDPNGEIEQVTSDLAIALLTGGTDVINAVDDAADYSVYGDDNAGDFADAVLPVGAYALSGIAQIAGAASDPFLLNFTVIGPRIGSYSLINADSEQPIAGFDPIAEGAVIDFNAIGTSNINIRANTVDFTPPVIESTLLNLQGPNGIIQNRVESFRPYAVFGDPTNTDLDDDDPLLDYNVWASAQNGDMVLSGIPFSLNGGVGDTYGPLTLNFSIVNAAAGRADLPDTKPSLLPNYPNPFNPVTAIRFSLPEAAPVRLEVFDMLGRSVKVLVDATLDGGFHEINFEAGELSSGMYLYRLETPGVIRTRPMTLLK, from the coding sequence GTGTCAGACCCTGCTGGACCAACTGGTATTGTGAGTTACTCACTCATTGATGCTGTCGCCGACGAACCGATAGCCGGCTTCGATCCTATAGCAGAAGGCGCTGTAATCGACCTGGTTGCACTCTTTGACCTTGGTTTTGACATCAACCGACTCAATCTGCGCGCCAATGTAAATGACCCTAATGGTGAAATAGAGCAAGTTACCTCTGATCTTGCCATTGCCCTGCTGACGGGCGGCACCGACGTAATCAATGCGGTTGATGATGCAGCTGATTACTCTGTCTATGGCGATGACAACGCCGGCGACTTTGCTGACGCAGTACTTCCTGTGGGGGCCTATGCCCTCAGTGGGATTGCGCAGATTGCTGGCGCAGCGTCAGATCCGTTCCTCCTGAATTTCACCGTCATCGGCCCACGTATTGGTAGCTATTCGCTCATTAATGCTGATTCCGAGCAGCCTATTGCCGGCTTTGATCCGATTGCTGAAGGAGCCGTTATCGACTTCAATGCAATTGGCACTTCAAACATCAATATCCGGGCAAACACGGTAGACTTCACCCCGCCTGTAATCGAGAGTACGCTGCTGAACCTGCAAGGGCCCAACGGCATCATTCAGAATCGCGTGGAAAGCTTCCGGCCCTACGCTGTCTTTGGTGATCCTACCAATACAGACCTTGATGACGATGACCCGCTCCTGGATTACAACGTATGGGCTTCGGCTCAAAACGGCGACATGGTGTTGAGTGGTATCCCGTTCAGCCTCAATGGCGGTGTTGGTGATACGTATGGACCGCTTACGCTCAACTTCAGCATTGTAAACGCTGCCGCCGGCCGTGCCGACTTACCGGATACCAAGCCGTCATTGCTACCAAATTATCCCAACCCTTTCAATCCGGTTACAGCAATCCGTTTCAGTTTACCTGAAGCTGCGCCGGTTAGGCTAGAAGTGTTTGATATGCTTGGCCGCTCCGTAAAAGTGCTTGTTGACGCTACGCTTGATGGCGGCTTCCATGAAATCAATTTTGAAGCCGGCGAGCTTTCAAGCGGCATGTATCTGTATCGCCTTGAAACACCCGGTGTCATTCGAACCCGCCCCATGACTTTGTTGAAATAG
- a CDS encoding TM2 domain-containing protein, whose translation MAKVIKYTPELEGDEQLYVAQLMKDMTEEQAEHFANVYRERRKDPELILFTDLAGFLGFAGIHRFVLGQVFLGLVYLFTLGFCGIGTIVDMFMFKQITQRFNKQKADEVAYLITHVIDAPAEDD comes from the coding sequence ATGGCAAAAGTAATCAAATATACACCCGAGCTGGAGGGTGATGAGCAATTGTACGTAGCCCAGCTCATGAAAGACATGACGGAAGAGCAGGCAGAACATTTTGCCAATGTCTACCGCGAGCGACGCAAGGATCCTGAACTGATCTTGTTTACTGACCTTGCCGGCTTTCTAGGATTTGCCGGCATCCACCGATTTGTGTTAGGACAAGTATTCCTGGGATTGGTTTACCTGTTTACGCTTGGTTTTTGTGGTATCGGGACGATTGTAGACATGTTCATGTTTAAGCAAATCACCCAGCGTTTTAACAAGCAAAAAGCTGATGAGGTAGCCTACCTCATCACGCATGTTATTGATGCGCCGGCTGAAGACGACTAG
- a CDS encoding bifunctional precorrin-2 dehydrogenase/sirohydrochlorin ferrochelatase, with protein MNPFPIFLNDLANRPCLVFGADHEAERKVKSLLSYSASVTVIHPALTDTLQQLFDAGEIAWRARSYRPGDLKHAYLAIASEPNVRLNHAIGLEAEAENVLFNAMDDVPNCNFVSGSVIRQGPLVIAISTSGCAPVLSVRLRERFEKEFGPEYADFLHLMKALRPYMSKTFPEFDERRKTWYELVDGPLFELVKQKRAREVEELLRQYLGKSFSLSACKSIN; from the coding sequence ATGAATCCATTTCCCATATTTCTGAACGATCTTGCCAACCGGCCATGCCTTGTGTTTGGTGCAGATCATGAAGCGGAGCGCAAAGTCAAAAGCCTCCTTTCTTACAGTGCTTCGGTAACGGTAATTCACCCAGCACTGACCGATACGTTGCAGCAGCTATTCGATGCCGGCGAGATTGCCTGGCGTGCGCGGTCCTATCGACCCGGTGACTTGAAGCACGCGTACCTGGCTATTGCGAGTGAACCCAACGTACGACTCAATCATGCAATCGGTTTGGAGGCCGAGGCTGAAAATGTGTTGTTCAACGCAATGGACGACGTGCCCAATTGTAATTTTGTATCTGGCTCGGTGATCAGGCAGGGGCCGCTTGTGATAGCCATCTCGACAAGCGGATGTGCGCCAGTGTTGTCGGTACGCTTACGCGAGCGGTTTGAAAAAGAGTTTGGTCCGGAGTATGCCGACTTTCTGCATCTCATGAAAGCGCTGCGCCCCTATATGTCGAAAACATTTCCCGAATTTGATGAGCGTCGCAAGACATGGTATGAACTTGTTGATGGACCGCTGTTTGAATTGGTTAAGCAAAAAAGAGCACGCGAGGTGGAAGAATTACTGCGGCAATATCTAGGAAAAAGCTTTTCTTTAAGTGCTTGTAAATCAATAAACTAA
- a CDS encoding DUF5777 family beta-barrel protein yields the protein MISRLTSRIGIFLLLFAACASSAYAQMPRERANQDGPVDEVFWAPSLILTSNVTNLDKNNLDFTIKHAFGIATNGADDLFGLDAAANIRFGLDYGITDRFSVGFGRSRFDKLYDFRTKVNVLRQTQDDRVPVELALMGNAGIMTLKNGFDFNDRLSYATSLMIARKFSDRMSLQIAPIFTHFNLVTIERDAEENIVREMHEHLAVAFGGQFGLTERMALIVEYIPVFSDRSDGTQDALSIGLDIETGGHVFQLFFTTSQGMTEQHVIARNVDQFFDGDFRFGFNVHRVFSF from the coding sequence ATGATCTCCAGGCTTACATCCCGTATTGGAATTTTCCTTCTCCTTTTTGCCGCTTGTGCATCCAGCGCCTATGCCCAGATGCCAAGGGAACGGGCAAACCAGGACGGACCTGTTGACGAAGTTTTCTGGGCCCCCAGCCTGATCCTGACCAGCAACGTGACCAACCTGGATAAGAACAACCTGGACTTCACCATCAAGCATGCCTTTGGGATTGCCACAAATGGTGCAGATGACCTCTTCGGACTGGATGCTGCGGCAAACATCCGATTTGGTCTTGATTATGGCATCACGGATCGATTCTCTGTTGGATTTGGACGTTCGCGCTTCGACAAGCTTTATGATTTCAGAACCAAAGTTAATGTGTTACGGCAAACACAAGACGACCGGGTCCCTGTTGAGCTCGCCCTGATGGGTAATGCCGGCATTATGACCCTCAAAAATGGCTTCGATTTCAACGACCGCCTGAGCTATGCCACCTCACTCATGATCGCCCGAAAATTCAGCGACCGGATGAGCCTGCAAATCGCTCCGATTTTTACCCACTTCAACCTGGTTACCATCGAGCGTGACGCCGAAGAAAACATCGTTCGGGAAATGCACGAACACCTTGCAGTTGCCTTCGGTGGACAGTTTGGGCTAACCGAACGAATGGCCCTTATCGTTGAGTATATCCCCGTTTTCAGCGACCGTTCAGACGGTACACAAGACGCCCTTTCGATAGGACTAGATATTGAAACGGGCGGCCACGTCTTTCAGCTCTTTTTCACTACCTCGCAGGGTATGACCGAACAGCATGTGATTGCCCGCAACGTGGACCAGTTCTTTGATGGCGACTTCCGTTTTGGATTCAACGTCCATCGGGTATTTTCTTTCTAG
- the cobA gene encoding uroporphyrinogen-III C-methyltransferase, whose protein sequence is MLQLQKTHSGPQSRSSARAIGVVHLVGAGPGDPDLISVKGARLLQQADALVYDRLVHPALVEETPARAEKIYVGKAASHKSMPQDAINALLVNLAKKYRTVVRLKGGDPFVYGRGGEEAQALRTAAVPFTVVPGISSATSVPAHAGIPVTHRGLAQSFTVVTGHTALHASDIDWSTYVSADTLVVLMGLGKLPAIAEKLMAYGKPASTPAAVISQGSTAAQQTVTGNLADIAVRASALPTPAIVVVGEVVTLHDEIAWFHPNQTASENPPVFTEHIYAVSA, encoded by the coding sequence ATGTTACAACTGCAAAAAACCCATAGCGGCCCGCAAAGCCGCAGCAGTGCCCGCGCAATTGGAGTGGTGCATCTTGTAGGTGCTGGTCCGGGAGACCCCGACCTGATTTCTGTAAAAGGTGCGCGTCTGCTGCAGCAGGCAGATGCGTTGGTATATGACCGGCTTGTACATCCAGCATTGGTCGAAGAAACGCCTGCGCGTGCAGAAAAAATATACGTGGGCAAAGCGGCATCACATAAATCAATGCCACAGGATGCCATCAATGCCCTGTTGGTAAATCTGGCAAAAAAATATAGAACGGTGGTTCGGCTGAAAGGCGGAGACCCGTTTGTATATGGCCGAGGGGGAGAGGAAGCCCAGGCGCTGCGTACGGCAGCGGTGCCGTTTACGGTTGTGCCTGGTATTTCCAGCGCCACATCAGTGCCGGCACATGCAGGTATTCCGGTGACCCACCGCGGCCTTGCGCAATCGTTCACGGTAGTAACAGGCCACACTGCGCTACATGCTTCAGATATTGACTGGTCAACGTACGTGAGTGCTGACACGCTGGTGGTTTTAATGGGCCTGGGCAAGTTGCCTGCTATCGCTGAAAAGCTCATGGCGTATGGTAAACCTGCATCTACGCCGGCTGCTGTAATAAGCCAGGGGAGTACTGCTGCGCAACAGACCGTGACGGGCAACCTCGCTGATATTGCAGTTCGCGCAAGTGCATTGCCTACACCGGCTATTGTAGTCGTCGGTGAAGTGGTTACCTTGCATGATGAAATTGCCTGGTTTCATCCGAATCAAACAGCTTCGGAAAACCCACCAGTTTTTACTGAACACATTTACGCCGTTTCAGCCTGA
- a CDS encoding YceI family protein, which translates to MQYQATRFSFLLLAFLFLFSSTTNAQVYNTEKGTAEFTSSVPLHTFTGTSDKLIGQINLAESTIDFYVDVNSLKTGNKKRDKDMRITLESKEFPFAEFFGKLTSPFDPAKTEKQPVVVKGKFTIHGVSQEVEVEGTLQSTPKGLHVEANWNLNLKDYNIVPPSLLIVKVDEVQKIRIDALLAPAK; encoded by the coding sequence ATGCAATATCAGGCAACGCGTTTCTCTTTTTTATTGCTTGCTTTCCTGTTTTTGTTCTCCTCAACGACCAATGCACAGGTTTACAATACTGAAAAAGGTACAGCTGAATTTACGTCCAGCGTACCGCTTCACACGTTCACGGGCACATCCGATAAACTGATCGGACAAATCAATCTTGCAGAAAGCACCATTGACTTTTATGTAGACGTCAACTCGCTGAAGACAGGCAACAAAAAGCGAGACAAAGACATGCGTATCACACTCGAGTCCAAAGAATTTCCTTTTGCAGAGTTCTTTGGTAAACTGACCTCCCCCTTTGACCCGGCGAAAACCGAAAAACAGCCTGTGGTTGTGAAAGGCAAGTTCACCATCCATGGTGTGAGCCAGGAAGTTGAAGTTGAAGGCACCTTGCAATCTACGCCCAAAGGACTGCACGTTGAAGCCAACTGGAATTTAAACCTCAAGGATTATAACATTGTACCGCCAAGCCTGCTAATCGTTAAGGTAGACGAAGTGCAAAAAATCCGTATTGATGCCCTGCTTGCGCCGGCGAAGTAA